The Labilibaculum sp. sequence GTAACATTGGGATATAATGTTCCAAAGTTGGCGTCTCAAAAAATAGGAATTGAAAGAATCCGTGTGTATTTCACTGGTAATAATTTATTTACAATAACAGGTTATTCAGGAGTAGATCCAGAGGTGAATACAACTCCAAAGAGTGCAGGCAGCGCTTTTAGCAGTTTGAAAATATTCCCGACAACTAATATGGACTGGGGTGCATATCCTCGTGCAAAAACTTTCACTTTAGGAGTAAATGTTACTTTCTAATATGAGGAATATTATTGTTAATTTGATAATTAAATTAGGTATGAAAAAAATATTAATTATAGCAATTATTGGTGTATTCACCTTATCGCTTAATTCCTGCGAAGAATTTTTAGATACATCTTCTCCTTCGGTTGTAGATTCTGAATTTGTATTTTCAGGAGCTACTTCTGCAAAGGGAGCTTTACTGAATGCATACGAAAAATGGAGAGGTAATGCATATGTGCACTCTAATGGTCTTTTTTACGATCTTGCAGTTGTTGGTTCTGATGTTGAACACCATCCGGAAACATTTTCATCACAAACACGTCACGTTCCTGAATATTTCTATCCAGGAGGAACTTCAAGTTTTGACATTTCATTTACGGATAGTGAAAAAGCCTGGACAGCTCTTTATGGGATTGTGTCAGTAACGAACTCTTTGATTGAGGCGTTTGAAGGAACAAGTGATTTTGAGGCAATGATGAGTAGTGGAGAAGTGACTGAATTGTCGGATATATACGGACAAGCTGTTGCACTTAGAGCTACTGCATATTTTGAATTGTGTCGTTATTATGGTGATGTACCTCACGTACTTTCTATAAGTGATACAGAGAATAAAGGTCTTGTTTCCCGTGATGAAATTTATGAATATCACATCAATCAATTGATGAAGGTAGAGCCTTATATGTACCGAGTTGGTGAGGGAGGAAACAATGCTGATGTAATGACCCGAACTTATGTACAGGGATTAATCGGACGTATGTGTCTTTATGCCGGAGGTTATGCTACCCGTCGTACTGATCTTGGAAGTGATTTCTATAAAAAATTGGATGGAAGTGCAATTTCATTTGAGACTATGGGAACTGAAAAGGATGGAGCAGTTTATTCCCGTCGTTCTGACTGGCAGGATTATTTCAATATTGCTAAAACATATCTGACTAAATGTGTAGAAAATTCTGGTTCTGCTTATTTAATTACAAGTGATCCACGTTCTGCCGGAGGAGCTGGACAAGAATTTGGGAATCCATTCCAATACGTATTTCAGATGATGATGACTGGCGAACAACTATCGAAAGAGTCTATCTATGAGATTCCGGAAGAATATGGTTACTATTCAGAACGTCCTTATGCATTTGGTCGTCCTTCGGATGGTGGCAGCTCAAAAGCTTTCCCTGGCAAGAGTTATTGTCAGTCACGTTTCCAGGCACATTATTATTATGGTTCTTTCGATCCTAAAGATTTGCGACGTGATGTTACGGTAGCTGTAACAGCAAGTAAAGGTGATGGTACTGAAAAAATGATTGACTGGATTCCTGGTTCGAAATCACACGGTGGAATTGCGAATAATAAATGGGATGAAAACCGTATGACTAGTCCATATGTTGCGAAATCACGTAAATCTGGAATTAATTGTCCATACATGCGTGTATCAGATGTTATCCTGATGCTTGCTGAGGTTGAGGCAGCTTTAGGCAATGATGGTCCTGCGAGAACAGAATTAGAGAAAGTACACAATCGTGCATTTACATCACCTGCAGATGCCGATTTAAACGGTTTTATTGCAAAAGCGGGTAGTGTTTATGAAGCTGTTTTGGAAGAGCGTAAATTAGAATTTGGTGGTGAAGGAATGCGTCGTTATGATCTTATCCGCACTGGGAAATTACCACAAGCTGTAGTTGCTAATAGACAATTAATGACTACTATTATTGGTGGTTTGGAAACAAATGGATATTATACATTTGATAATGGAAACCAAATACCAATGTATATTTGGACAAAAATGGTTGATGCAAAAGCAACTCATGGTTATCGTTTGACTACGCAATGTGTAGACGAAACAGATCCAGTATTATTCCCTGGTTGGAGAGGTCAATATGACGATTGGCAAAGTCTTGCAACTGAGATTGGCAAAACTGTTAATGGACCGGAAACTAACGTTGCGATCAAAGGATTGTTCAATTATATCGCTCCTGGAAGTGCAGAAGCATTGGCTCTTGAAGCTGATGGATATGTTCAAACAAACTGGGGTGCTGATATCGTAGCTAATGCTGCAGATTACTCAACTGATCTTTTTAAAGGTTATAGTGATGCTGACTTTAGTGCGGGTAATCCTCCAGTCTATCTAGTGCCATTGAATTCTACAATTTTAGAGAATTCAGGAATAAGCAATGGTTATGGATTTAATCAATAAGAATGCTTTAAATTCTTAATAATAAATAGGATAATCCGTTGATTCGTTGACGGATTATCTTTGCTTTTTATCTCTGGTAATAAGGCATGAAGCTGGTCTCTTTTATCTAAATAGAGATTATAATATAAGTTCTAAAATTGGATAAACACTATTTATTACTTCCCTTTAAAAGGAATTTGAGATGAATTTTGTTGAGTCCAATAAAAAAACAGACAAATGAAGATTACTCCAATATTACTAGTCTTGTTTTTTATGTATTTCCCCTTCTCAGGGGATGGTCAAAACTCAGAAAAAAATTCCACAGTAAAATTTCATACAGAGTGGTTAGTGGCGGATTTACTGCAAAAGAACTCAAAACAAATAAAGATACTTGGTCAGCCAAAACTGGTTGATTCTCCTTATGGAAAAGCTGTTTCCTTTAATGGAAGTAGTGATGCTCTTATTTTACAGGAAATGCCTCTTAAATCGATGAAGGAATTTACCGTAGAAATGATTTTTTGTCCGGATATAAATGCATCTTTCGAACAGCGGATTCTTCATATTGGTGAGGTCTTAGGTAATAGAATGTTGCTGGAAATCCGTGCAGTTACGGATATCTGGTATTTCGATGGTTTTGCGGCTTCCGGAAATAACAAGAAAGCCTTAATTAACGAACAACTTACTCATCAGCTTGGACAATGGTATCATGTTGCTTTTATTGTGGGGGCTGATAGTTTGTCCACTTTTGTTAACGGAAAACAGGAATTGTCCGAGTCGTTTTCTTATCAACCAATTGGGACTGGTAACTGCTCAATTGGTGTTCGCCTGAACAAAAAGTCTTGGTTTAAAGGAATGATTTACAAAATCAGAATAGTATCTAAACAACTCAAGCCCGATGATTTTATGACTTATTAGTTAACTCTGCTAAGAATATAAATACCATGAAACCTACTAAATATTTAATTTTACTTCTTTTACTTCTTTTATTTCTTGCTTTTGGATTGAAGTTAAAAGCTCAATCTGAAATTACAAAGGAACAAATTTGTGAAACAATGCTGAAAGCCACTCAATTTATGGTTGAAGAGGTGAGTACTAATGGAGGCTATGTTTGGTACTATTTGCCCGATTTATCTCGTCGATGGGGCGAGATGGAGGCCTACAAAACCATGATTTGGCTTCAACATCCTGGAACAATCAGCATTGGACACTTATTTTTAGATGCTTATAGAACCACGAAAAACGAATATTATTATCAAGCCGCGCAAAAAGTTGCAACAGCTATTATTTGGGGGCAAAGTAACGAAGGTGGTTGGAATTATATGATCGATTTCGCCGGTGACCGCTCCTTAAAGAAATGGTATAATACTATTGGTAAAAATGGGTGGAGACTTGAAGAGTTTCAGCATTATTATGGCAACTCCACTTTCGATGATGATATTACATCTGATGCAGCAAGGTTTTTACTAAGAATCTATCTCGAGAAATTAGATCCGGTTTATAAACCTGCTCTTGACAAAGCAATCGACTTTATATTAAAAAGTCAGTATGCTTCAGGTGGTTGGCCACAGCGTTATCCGTTAAAATATGATTTCAATAAACAAGGTCATTCTGATTATAGTTCGTTTTATACATTTAACGACGATGTAATTTGGGAAAACGTTCATTTTTTGATTCAAAGCTATCTGACTTTGGGGGAAGAACGTTTTTTGGAACCGATTCGCCGGGGAATGGATTTTTATCTGATTTCTCAGGATGCATGCGGAGCTTGGGGACAGCAACTTAATTTGAATATGCAAACAGAAGGTGCCCGAACGTATGAACCGGCAGCTTTTTTGCCATCTACAACATGCAAAAATGCAATGCTCCTACTGAAATTTTATCAATATACGGGAGATAAAAAATTTATTGCTCGTGTTCCTGATGCAATTCGTTGGTTGGACAGTACACGACTTCCCGAAAATCAGATAGAAGGGGCTCGTTCTCATCCAACTTTTATTGAAGTAGGAACCAACAAGCCCATATATGTACATCGGAAAGGGGCGAATGTGAAATTTGGAATGTATTATGTCGATAGTGATGATAAAAAGTTATTGGCTCATTACTACGGCAAGTGCCGTATTCAGCTTGAGGAGCTGAAGTTTAAATACAAAATGCTTAATGAGCTTGACTTAGATAAGGTGACAAAAGATTCGCCTCTAAAGGAAGCATGTTTCAAGGAAAGTGATACACCTCAACGATTTTACGACCTAAACCGTAATGTTTTCACAGGTGTTGCTTCAGAGGCTGAGGTAAAAGATATTATTGCATCTCTCGATCAGCAGGGCAGGTGGTTGGTGAAACATGCTTTTATTAGCCATCCTTACATTGGGGATGGTCAGAATCAGAATCAAAGTGATGAGTATTCAACAACTCGTGTTGGTGACGAAACAGATACGTCTACTTATCCTGATCCTTCTGATAAATATTATATCTCAACTAAAGAGTACATTCAGAATATGAATTTTCTGATTGGTTACTTAAAATTGAATCAGTCTGGAAAATAATACAATAAACATGATTTTAATTACTAAACCGGCAATCAGGAAGAACTGTACTGAGTGTATCTAAAATAACACGTATATAAAAAATACAGAGCGCAGGAAATGGCTCGTTTAGTTAAGAGTGATTATACAATAAGGAATTGAAACTAAAAAAGTATTGAAAAATGAAAAGTAAATTGATTTGTGCACTTGCAGCTATTTATTTGTTGGTTTCGGCTTGTTCTGCACCAACAACAGCTCCAGATTACAGGGGAGTTCAAGTAACACTCAAAAGTGCTGATAATGGAGATGGCACCTATACGAATCCAATTATTCAGGCAGATTACTCCGATCCTGATGCCATTAGAGTGGAGGATGATTTTTTCATGACAGCTTCTAGTTTTGGATGTGCACCAGGTTTACCCATTCTTCATTCCCGCGATTTGGTAAATTGGCAGCTGATTGCTTATGCTTCACCCAAAGTAATGCCCGAAGCTCATTATAATAAAATACAACATGGTAATGGCATATGGGCTCCATCTTTACGTTACCACAATGGAATATTTTACATCTTTTACGGCGATCCCGATTTTGGAATTTTTATGTTGAAATCAAAAAAAGCAGAAGGTCCGTGGAGTGAACCACTCTTAATTAAGGAAGCTAAAGGATGGATAGATTCCTGCCCGTTTTGGGATGAAGACGGACAAGCTTATTTGGTACATGGCTACGCTGGTTCAAGAGCAGGTATTAAAAGTATTTTAGCGGTTAACCGAATGAAACCTGACGGAACTGCATTGTTGGACGATGGCATTTTGGTTTTCGATGGTCATGATGGAAATGGAACTGTTGAGGGACCTAAATTCTATAAAAAGAATGGATGCTACTATATTTTTGCTCCCGCAGGTGGAGTTTCTACAGGCTGGCAATTGGTGCTTCGTTCTAAAAATATTACAGGACCATATGAGTCGAAGGTGGTTATGAGTCAAGGCAAAACAGAAATTAACGGACCTCATCAGGGAGCTTGGGTTAGTTTGGCAGGTGGCGAAGATTGGTTCCTTCATTTTCAGGATCAGGAAGCTTACGGACGTGTTGTGCATTTGCAGCCAATGAATTGGAAGGACAATTGGCCCGTGATTGGTCATGATGCTAATGGCGACGGAACAGGAGAGCCTGTAATTACATATCGTAAGCCTGCTGTTAAACAGACAGAGATGATTTCTCCTGAAAGTATGGATGATGAATTTAATGGGGATGCACCTTCTTTGTTATGGCAATGGCATGCCAATCCTGGTCTCGATTGGGGAAAAAGCTTTCCAGGGAAAGGTGTTTTCAGAATGTATTGTCAGTCGTCTGCTGAAGGATCTGTTAATTTATGGGATGTACCTTCATTGTTTCTTCAGAAATGGCCGGCTGTTTCTTTTGAAGCTGTCGCAAAAGTGAAATTGTCACTTTTAAATGATGGCGAAAGATTCGGATTGATAATAATGGGACAGGATTATGCGTCAGTAGTAGTAGAAAATAAAAATGGAGAATTGGTTTTGAATGAGATTACTTGTTTGAATGCACGCAAAGGATCAGAGGAGAATTATGCAGGTGATTTTCAGCCCGTGTCTTCCGATTTGTTTTTGAAAGTTAAAGTTGAGGAGGGGGGAATTTGTCATTTTTCATATTCCGAAAATGGATTGGATTACAAGTCGGTTGGTTTACCTTTCACAGCCAATACAGGAAGATGGATTGGTAGTAAAATTGGTTTCTTTGCTCAAAGAAAGAATAAAATAAATGATTCAGGTTTTGTAGATATTGATCGGTTTACCATGAATTAGTGTTTAACTTTATTGACTGGTATTTATAAAATTAAATCATTAAAAAAAAGATATGAAACGTCCATGACAGGCAATTGTGACCGAAGAGGAATGATTATTTGTTCATGGTAAGTTCCATATGACAAACACATAAAATTATAATCGTATGAAACGTAATAGTGAGAAGTTTATTTTGACAGAAGAATTAGAATGGGAAGATTTAGGAGCTGGTGTTTCCCGTCAGTTTTTAGGTTACGACAATCAAATTATGATGGTGAAGGTGAAATTTGAGAAAGGAGCTGTTGGTGCACTTCATCAGCATTTCCATACACAAACAACCTGTTGCGCAAGTGGTCAGTTTGAGTTTACTATTGGTGGTGAGAAAAAGGTGATTGGCGTAGGTGACGGCGTATATATTGAGCCCAATATGTTACATGGTGCTGTTTGTTTGGAACCTGGAGTATTAATAGATGTATTCA is a genomic window containing:
- a CDS encoding LamG-like jellyroll fold domain-containing protein; the protein is MKITPILLVLFFMYFPFSGDGQNSEKNSTVKFHTEWLVADLLQKNSKQIKILGQPKLVDSPYGKAVSFNGSSDALILQEMPLKSMKEFTVEMIFCPDINASFEQRILHIGEVLGNRMLLEIRAVTDIWYFDGFAASGNNKKALINEQLTHQLGQWYHVAFIVGADSLSTFVNGKQELSESFSYQPIGTGNCSIGVRLNKKSWFKGMIYKIRIVSKQLKPDDFMTY
- a CDS encoding RagB/SusD family nutrient uptake outer membrane protein produces the protein MKKILIIAIIGVFTLSLNSCEEFLDTSSPSVVDSEFVFSGATSAKGALLNAYEKWRGNAYVHSNGLFYDLAVVGSDVEHHPETFSSQTRHVPEYFYPGGTSSFDISFTDSEKAWTALYGIVSVTNSLIEAFEGTSDFEAMMSSGEVTELSDIYGQAVALRATAYFELCRYYGDVPHVLSISDTENKGLVSRDEIYEYHINQLMKVEPYMYRVGEGGNNADVMTRTYVQGLIGRMCLYAGGYATRRTDLGSDFYKKLDGSAISFETMGTEKDGAVYSRRSDWQDYFNIAKTYLTKCVENSGSAYLITSDPRSAGGAGQEFGNPFQYVFQMMMTGEQLSKESIYEIPEEYGYYSERPYAFGRPSDGGSSKAFPGKSYCQSRFQAHYYYGSFDPKDLRRDVTVAVTASKGDGTEKMIDWIPGSKSHGGIANNKWDENRMTSPYVAKSRKSGINCPYMRVSDVILMLAEVEAALGNDGPARTELEKVHNRAFTSPADADLNGFIAKAGSVYEAVLEERKLEFGGEGMRRYDLIRTGKLPQAVVANRQLMTTIIGGLETNGYYTFDNGNQIPMYIWTKMVDAKATHGYRLTTQCVDETDPVLFPGWRGQYDDWQSLATEIGKTVNGPETNVAIKGLFNYIAPGSAEALALEADGYVQTNWGADIVANAADYSTDLFKGYSDADFSAGNPPVYLVPLNSTILENSGISNGYGFNQ
- a CDS encoding cupin domain-containing protein: MKRNSEKFILTEELEWEDLGAGVSRQFLGYDNQIMMVKVKFEKGAVGALHQHFHTQTTCCASGQFEFTIGGEKKVIGVGDGVYIEPNMLHGAVCLEPGVLIDVFSPVREDFLTGSGVSYLGGKK
- a CDS encoding glycoside hydrolase 43 family protein, which translates into the protein MKSKLICALAAIYLLVSACSAPTTAPDYRGVQVTLKSADNGDGTYTNPIIQADYSDPDAIRVEDDFFMTASSFGCAPGLPILHSRDLVNWQLIAYASPKVMPEAHYNKIQHGNGIWAPSLRYHNGIFYIFYGDPDFGIFMLKSKKAEGPWSEPLLIKEAKGWIDSCPFWDEDGQAYLVHGYAGSRAGIKSILAVNRMKPDGTALLDDGILVFDGHDGNGTVEGPKFYKKNGCYYIFAPAGGVSTGWQLVLRSKNITGPYESKVVMSQGKTEINGPHQGAWVSLAGGEDWFLHFQDQEAYGRVVHLQPMNWKDNWPVIGHDANGDGTGEPVITYRKPAVKQTEMISPESMDDEFNGDAPSLLWQWHANPGLDWGKSFPGKGVFRMYCQSSAEGSVNLWDVPSLFLQKWPAVSFEAVAKVKLSLLNDGERFGLIIMGQDYASVVVENKNGELVLNEITCLNARKGSEENYAGDFQPVSSDLFLKVKVEEGGICHFSYSENGLDYKSVGLPFTANTGRWIGSKIGFFAQRKNKINDSGFVDIDRFTMN
- a CDS encoding pectate lyase — protein: MKPTKYLILLLLLLLFLAFGLKLKAQSEITKEQICETMLKATQFMVEEVSTNGGYVWYYLPDLSRRWGEMEAYKTMIWLQHPGTISIGHLFLDAYRTTKNEYYYQAAQKVATAIIWGQSNEGGWNYMIDFAGDRSLKKWYNTIGKNGWRLEEFQHYYGNSTFDDDITSDAARFLLRIYLEKLDPVYKPALDKAIDFILKSQYASGGWPQRYPLKYDFNKQGHSDYSSFYTFNDDVIWENVHFLIQSYLTLGEERFLEPIRRGMDFYLISQDACGAWGQQLNLNMQTEGARTYEPAAFLPSTTCKNAMLLLKFYQYTGDKKFIARVPDAIRWLDSTRLPENQIEGARSHPTFIEVGTNKPIYVHRKGANVKFGMYYVDSDDKKLLAHYYGKCRIQLEELKFKYKMLNELDLDKVTKDSPLKEACFKESDTPQRFYDLNRNVFTGVASEAEVKDIIASLDQQGRWLVKHAFISHPYIGDGQNQNQSDEYSTTRVGDETDTSTYPDPSDKYYISTKEYIQNMNFLIGYLKLNQSGK